TGAAGACGCGAATCAAAAGTGTCAAGTCCACGCAAAAAATCACTGCCGCCATGAAAATGGTGGCGGCGGCGAAATTACGTCGGGCACAGGAATCTGCCGAAGCTGGACGTCCCTATGCGACACGTATGGGGCAGGTGATATCAAGTCTGGCGGCAAAAGCGAATAAGGAATCTGCGCCCGAATTGCTGGTTGGCAATGGAAAAGATCAGGTTCATCTGTTGGTTGTGATGTCTGCTGACCGTGGTCTTTGTGGCGGTTTTAATGGTTCGATCACACGGGCAACGCGTAATGAAGTCGCCCGACTTCGCAGTGAAAACAAGACCGTCAAATTATTTATGGTCGGCCGTAAATCTGCCGATGCTTTGCGTCGTGAACTTGGTGACATCTATATGGCGTCACTTGAAGGCATTCAGGGCACATCAGTGTCCTATGGTGACGCTGATTCAATCGGCCAGACCATCCGTGACGGATTTGAAGCTGGTGAATTTGACGTTTGTTCGATCATCTATAACAAGTTCAAAAGCGTGATCGCCCAAGAAGTTACGCATACACAGCTTATTCCAGCGCAGATCGACATGACCGAAGAAAGTGACACGCTGAGTGTCAGCTATGAATATGAGCCGGAAGAAGAAGAGCTTCTGAATGCGTTGCTTCCGCGTGGTATCTCTACGCAAATCTACAGCTCGTTGCTTGAATCATCAGCGTCCGAACTGGCCGCACGTATGACGGCAATGGATAACGCAACACGTAATGCTGGCGATCTGATTGACCGGCTTACATTGATTTATAACCGCACACGACAGGCGACGATCACCAAAGAACTGATCGAGATCATCTCGGGTGCTGAAGCTGTTTAAGCAGCTTTGTGAATATAGTGTGAAGACGCGTAACATATTTTGATTAGGAACAACCCGGTCGGGTAATGATGCCCAGATACGGATTTAGCCCGGAGTAACATAACCATGGCAACAAAATCAGTTGGTAAAGTCAGTCAGGTAATCGGCGCGGTCGTCGATGTGGTATTTGATGGTAGTCTGCCCGCAATCCAGAACGCGCTTGAGGTCGATAATAACGGCCAGCGCCTTGTTCTTGAGGTCGCACAGCATCTTGGCGAATCATCAGTCAGAACCATCGCGATGGACGCGACCGAAGGTTTGGTTCGTGGGGCCGCGGCAACCGATACAGGTGCCCCGATCACAGTGCCAGTTGGTCCGGAAACATTGGGACGTATTCTGAATGTTATTGGTGAGCCAGTTGACGAAGGCAAACCAGTTAAAGCAAAAAAATATTATCCAATTCACCGCGCTGCGCCGGATTATGTTGACCAGTCAACCGAAGCCGAAATTCTGGTTACCGGCATCAAGGTTGTTGATCTGCTCGCGCCTTATGCAAAGGGTGGTAAAATTGGTCTGTTCGGTGGTGCCGGTGTTGGTAAAACCGTCCTGATTATGGAATTGATCAATAACGTTGCGAAAGCACATGGCGGTTATTCAGTGTTTGCCGGTGTTGGCGAGCGCACACGTGAAGGAAATGACCTGTATCACGAGATGGTGGAATCAGGTGTTATCATGCCAGATGGCGAAGGCTCTAAAGCGGCGCTTGTTTATGGTCAAATGAATGAACCTCCAGGGGCGCGTTCTCGTGTGGCGCTGACAGGCCTGACATTGGCCGAATATTTCCGTGATGAAGAAGGCCAAGACGTGCTGTTCTTCGTTGATAATATTTTCCGTTTTACCCAGGCTGGTTCGGAGGTGTCTGCGCTACTTGGACGTATCCCATCGGCGGTGGGTTATCAGCCAACTTTGGCAACCGATATGGGAGCTTTGCAGGAGCGGATCACTACCACAAATAAAGGGTCGATCACTTCGGTTCAGGCGATTTATGTCCCTGCTGATGACCTGACTGACCCGGCACCTGCGGCGTCGTTCGCGCACCTTGATGCGACAACGGTTCTGTCACGTCAGATTGCCGAGCTTGGTATTTACCCTGCGGTTGACCCGCTTGATTCATCATCACGTATGCTGGATCCGCGGATTGTGGGTGATCATCACTATAGCATTGCCCGCCAGGTGCAAGAGGTGCTGCAGCAGTATAAGTCGCTACAGGACATCATCGCTATTCTGGGTATGGATGAATTGTCAGAAGAAGATAAGCTAACAGTTTATCGTGCGCGTAAAATCCAGCGCTTTCTGTCACAGCCATTCCACGTTGCCGAAGTCTTTACGGGTGCGCCAGGTAAATTGGTTAGCCTTGAAGATACGATCAGTGGCTTTGAAGGTATCATCAATGGTGATTACGATCATCTGCCAGAAGCTGCTTTCTATCTGGTTGGCACCATCGAAGAAGCCATCGAAAAAGGCAAGAAGCTGGCACAGGAAGCTGCCTAAATCAGGCATCATTTTGACCCTGTCATAAAGGAAACAGCGTTATGGCTGAGACAACACATCTAGAGCTGGTCACACCGGCGAAAATCATGGTGCAGATGGCAGCCGAAATGGTTGTTGCACCTGGATCAGAAGGCCTGTTTGGTGCCATGCCACGGCATGCACCAATGCTGGCCAATCTTGATCGAGGTGTTGTTGAAGTGCATGAAGGTGGCAAAATCATCAATCGCTATATGATTGATGGCGGCCTTGCTGATGTGTCTGGCGAAAGCGTGACGATTCTGGCCGAACGTGCCGAGGATCTTGATACTGCTGATGCAGCAAGGCTCAAGGAACGCGCCGCAAGCGCGCCTGAAGCAGAAGCTGATTTCCTGAATGCGGTGATTGCCGCGCTGTAAAGCTGTGGATACTGACGATTCAAAAAGGGCGCTATTGAGCGCCCTTTTGTGCATATAGTGCCAAACCAGATTAGGTCAGATCACCAAATTCAACCAAGATGCGTTCATATACCCCGCGTTTGAAGGGGACAGCCAGATCGATCAGTTCGGCCGCAGGCAGCCACCGCCATTCGCAGAATTCGGGTTCGGCTGTGGCAATATTGATATCAGCGTCACTGCCAGTAAAGCGCATCGCCATCCATTTCTGTTTCTGCCCTTTATATTTGCCTTGCCATAGGCGGTTCGCCAGTGGCAACGGAATATCATAATTCAGCCATTCGCTATGTTCTTTGATAAGTTCAGCGTCATTGGTACCGATCTCTTCACACATTTCACGCATGCAGGCGGCAATCGGTGTTTCGCCCGGGTCAATGCCGCCTTGGGGCATTTGCCAGGCTTCAGCACGGCTGTCAATGCGGCGTCCAGCAAAAACCTGACCATGTGGGTTAAGCAGGAAGATACCCACGCAGGGGCGATAAGGACGGTCATCATAGGCAGTTGTGATCTGGCTCATGAATTTGGCCTTAATACCGAGAAGGCGGATACACCCCGAATCAGATCAAGTGCACGGGCAAGCTGATAGTCGATTTCGTCCTGTTTGAACTTTTGCTCTGGCTGTGAGTCGGATGCGTCGGCTTCGTCATCTTCCTTACTATCTAACGCGCCTTTGAGATTTTCCTCGCGGGTGATGCCGCCTTCAAGCGTTTCAATCCGTGCCATGAGCACCTCGATATCAGGTTCGATGCCCTTGGCCTGAATCGAAATACCCGACGGTGTGTAATAGCGTGCTGTGGTCAGGCGCATGGCAGCGGTATTCGATACCGGAATTACCGATTGCACCGAGCCTTTACCAAATGAACGGGTGCCAAGAAGCAAGGCACGTTTGTGATCCTTTAGCGCGCCAGCAACAATCTCGGATGCCGAAGCCGATCCCGAATTAATGAGCACAACCATTGGCAGACCACGGGCGATATCACCTGAGGTGGCATAAACGCGGTTGCCCTTTTCGGGATCGCGGCCCCGTGTTGACACGATTTCCCCTTTTTCCAGAAAGGCATCGCTGACTGAAATAGCCTGATCCAGCAAACCACCAGGATTATTCCGAAGATCCAGAATCACACCTTTGAGGTTCCCGTCTTGCTGTTTGAACATATCATCAATGGCATCAATCAGGCCGGGGGTTGTCTGTTCGGAAAATGTGGTCAGGCGTACATAACCTATGCCATCAAAGATTTCATAACGCACCGATTTGATTTTGATTGAATCACGGATTAGCGACACATCGAACGGCTCGTCCTGAGCGCGTTGAACCTTGACTGTTACTTTAGACCCGATTTTGCCACGTAGCCGATCCACCGCATCGGATAGCGACATGCCAATAATCGATTCATCATCAACAGCAATGATATAATCTTCTGGCTGGATGCCCGCTTTGGCCGCAGGGGTGTCATCAATTGGTGACACGACTTTAACCATGCCGTTTTCCATAGTGATTTCGATGCCAAGGCCACCAAAACGGCCTTGCGTCTGCACCTTCATGGCGTTGAAATTATCAGCGTTCAGATAGGAAGAATGTGGGTCTAATGAGGTCAGCATGCCTTTGATAGCCGCTTCGATTAGATCGGTATCGTCCACCTCATCAACATAGCTCTCGCGCACGCGCTGGAAAATATCACCAAAAAGGCCAAGTTGTTGATAAACAGAATCATTCTTGTCAGCCCGCGCGGCGCTGAGCAGAGATACACCAAGGCCACCCGCGGCCATGACACCACAGATAAGCAGAATATACAGAAATCGGTGCTTTTTCTGGGTGCCAAAATTAGCGCGGCCAAAACTTGATCGTCCAGATCCTGCAGAATCAGAAAATAAAGGTCTTTGCATTATGCAAGCACTCCTAACCTATCGGTAAACAGCTCATTGGCCATAATGGCTGTATTTGTTATGCGTATATCGTGCCAGTCTGGCTCAGGCTATGCAAGCACAGCCACCTTTTAACGCATGCAATTATTTAGTAACAGAATAATATTAAGGTCGAAGCAAGGAATTCCCCGTCATCGCAGACGGCTGGGTAATACCCAGCATGGCCAGCAGACTAGGTGCCAGGTCTGCCAGCCGCCCATCTACCAGATTGGTGTCACTATCGCCATTTACAAGGATCAGCGGCACAAGATTCGTTGTGTGTGCTGTATGTGGTGAATTGGCTTCATCATCCCACATGATTTCACAATTGCCATGATCGGCGGTGACCAGCATTTGACCATGTTGTGCCCTAACCGCCTCGGCAAGTTTGCCTACACATTCATCGACGGTTTCAACCGCCTGAATGGCAGCGGCAAGATCACCTGTATGGCCAACCATATCCGGATTGGCAAAGTTGATGATAAGCAGATCATGCGCCTGTGTGCTCAAACTGTTCAAAGCTGTTTGCAGAACGCCTTCGGCGCTCATCTCAGGCTGCATATCATAGGTTGGAACGCTGGGTGATTGCACCATCTGGCGGTCTTCTTGCGGCAGGATGGTTTCTTTACCGCCATTAAAGAAAAAGGTCACATGCGGATATTTTTCAGTTTCGGCAAGGCGAAGCTGGCGCAAGCCAGCGGCGGCTACAACGGTGCCAAGCGTATCGTTAAGTTCGGTTGCCGGAAATAATGTGTCTACAAATTCATCAAGAGGTTCGGAATAGGATGACATGCCAATGGCCGATGCGATCATCGGAGGTCTGGCCGGAAAGTTGACAGTATCCGGTCTGAAAAAGGCATCAAGGATTTGGCGCGCACGATCAGTACGAAAATTCATCATGACAATGCCGTCACCATCATTCATGCCCGCATAGTCATCAATAACCGTCGCCGCAATAAATTCATCACTTTCGCCGCGATCATAGGCCTGTCTGATGGCGGCCATACTATCTGACGCCGGCGCATCGGCGCTCTGGCCATGGATTATGGCATTGAAAGCGGCCTCGGTGCGAGACCAGCGGTGATCGCGATCCATCGCATAATACCGGCCTATGACACTGGCCATGGTGACAGTGTCGGGCAGTTGTTCAAGAAAGGCCGGCATCGTATTGATCGCGGCCTTTGGTAGCACATCACGTCCATCGGTAAAGGCATGAACCGCGACTTTGACGCCGCGTGCGGCTAAGGCGTGGATAACGCACAGCGTATGGTCTTCATGCGCATGCACCCCGCCATCCGAAAGTAGCCCCATGATATGCGCGGTGCCGTCGGTTGCAATCAGCTGGTCGGCCAGTGCCATTAATTTGGGGTGGACGGCGAGTGATCCATCGGCTACGGCCGCACTGATACGGGGTAGGGTTTGCATGACAACACGCCCCGCACCAATATTCATATGCCCAACTTCCGAATTGCCAACCTGCCCATCGGGTAAGCCAACATCTATGCCCGAAGCTGCCACAAAGCTGTGTGGGCATGTGGACATAAGCTGATCAAAGACAGGAGTTTCGGCAAGCGCGACCGCATTATGCGATGGCTCAGGCCGATGCCCCCATCCATCCATGATGCATAGAACAACAGGGCTGTTATTTCCGTGATTTTCAGTCATAGAATTTTATAATCCTCTGATTGACTAAAGTATAGGCAGAAGCCATCAAATCTATGTGATCACCTCAACTTGGACGGTGATAAGGATGTCCACTCAAAATAGCTGTGGCGCGGTATAATTGTTCAGCAACCATCGCCCGAAACAGCATATGTGGCCAGATCGCTCGCCCAAAAGACAATGTTTTGTCAGCACGGGCCAATACAGCCGCACCATGGCCATCGGCACCACCAATGGCAAAACAGGCGCGTGAACGCCCTTCATCCTGCCAAAGTGATAAAAGATTCGCCAGTTCTTCGGATGAACAGTCGCGTCCCTTCGGATCAAAGGCCACAAGCGCCGCATCGGATGGTACATGTTTTAAAATACGGGCAGCTTCATCATCGCAACGCGCGGTGCCAGCTGGTAATTTTGAGTCGATCTCGCTGAGCTCGCCGCCAGCTGGTAGTCGGGCTAGCCATGCGCTGGTCAATGTGGCTTCTGGTGAAGTCCGGCCTTTGCCAACGGCAATAATATGCAACCGCATGATATATCCTGATCCTGATCAAGCAGGTGGGTTAGGCGTCGGCAGTTATGCGGACAATTTCTTCAACCCCGCCATCAGCCCACATACGCTCGATACCATAGAATTCGCGCACTTCGGGTCGGAACAGATGCACGATGACGTCATTGGCATCAAGCAAAACCCAGTCCGCCTGACGCATACCTTCAAGGCCGATGATATCAACATAGTTCTGTTTCAGTTTAAACTGCAGATGCTCAGCCATTGCCGCAACCTGTCGCGATGATGATCCGCTGGCCACGACCATGAAATCTGCCATGGCAGATTTACCTGCCAACGGGATGGTCTGAATATCAATAGCTTTGTCGTCGTTGAGGGAATCGGTAATGAGATTTAACACCTGATCGGCGTCTAATGAATGTTGCGCTTTAGAAATAGTATCTCTCCGTTATGACGTGCAAATTATATTATCTGGAATCCAGAGATTCATTATCCTCAGATATCATTGTACTACGTGGTTGATATTTGATCTAGTTTAATTAATGGCTAGCCGCCCAATGGGTATAGGCGCGATGACGGCACGCAGAGCCGTTGCCGAAGCCTTGTGCCGCTTACCTGCAATAAAGCACCAGCTAGCCCTGGCAAGGCGGCGTTGCGCCAATAGACCTGCCATGCGCGCTGGTTGTAGCCGTTGGGCTGGCAATTTGCGTCCAGCACTGATCGCCTGATAGGAAAAGCCCGGGCGGTCAATCACGGCCATGGGCATGAGTCTGCTGATCTCGCGGTAACGATACCAGGCGCTGAATTGTACCATATTATCGGCACCCATGATCCAAATAAACTGCGCATGTGGACAGGTTTGTTTTAACCATTTCAATGTATTATACGTAAGATGATCTGGCCGTTGTTCTTCTGGACTCAACACTTTGATCTGTGGATGATGTGCGGTGACTGTGCGGGCAAAATCACGCCTATGCGCCAGTGTCATCATCACATGACGATCTTTAAGTGGGTTTTGCGGTGTCACCAGCCACCATATCTGATCAAGACCAAGCGTGCGCAAGGCCAGCATGCTCATATGCAGATGGCCAGCATGCGCCGGATTGAATGAGCCGCCTAAAAGCCCTATTTTCAACCGTGTTTTGCTGTGAAAAATGGCCGGTAAGGGTGCTTTTGGAACTTCACGGACGTGTGTTGCCATGACCACGTACAATATATTTAAAGCTGGTAAGTTGCGCCGCGCCAACTGGGCCTCGTGCATGAAGACGCCCCGTGGCAATGCCAATTTCGGCACCCATGCCGAACTCACCACCATCGGCAAATTGGGTTGACGCATTCACCATCACGATCGCGCTATCGACACGCGCAAGAAAATGCTCGGCAGTGTCTGCATTTCCGGTGACAATGCTTTCGGTATGACCAGACCCATAGGTGCCAATATGAGCAATCGCGTCATCAACCGAATCGACAATTTTGACCGACAGGATGCTGTCCAGATATTCGGTGCGCCAGTCGGCTTCGGTGGCTTTGGTCATAGTGTCAACCAGATCACAAGATAATGCGTCACCGCGTAAGGCGCATCCGGCGTCGGTTAAGGCCGTGGCTATGCTGGGTAACATGCGGGTCGCAACATCACGGTGGATGAGCAGGGTTTCTGCCGCCCCGCATATGCCTGTTCGCCGCATTTTGGCATTGACGATGATCTGCTGTGCCATATCAAAATCAGCGTCAGCATCGACATAGACATGGCATATGCCTTCAAGATGCGCAAAGACGGGAACGCGCGCTTCGGATTGCACGCGCTCGACAAGCGAACGTCCCCCGCGTGGAATAATGACATCTATTTCACCTGCCGCGGCCAGCATCGCACCCACAATCGCACGATCAGCAGACGGTATCATCTGTACATTTGCGGCTGGCAGACCGGCACTTTCCAGCCCTTGAACCATCAGGCCAGCCAGCATGCTAGAGGTGAAATAGCTATCCGAACCACCCCGCAAAATGGCTGCATTGCCTGAAATCAGGCATAAAGCAGCAGCATCGACGGTTACATTAGGCCGTGATTCATAGATGATGCCGATAATGCCAAGTGGTGTAGCGACGCGTGCAATATCAAGCCCGTTTGGCTGTTGCCAGCGCGCCAGTTCACGCCCGATTGGATCA
This window of the Candidatus Puniceispirillum marinum IMCC1322 genome carries:
- the atpC gene encoding ATP synthase F1 subunit epsilon yields the protein MAETTHLELVTPAKIMVQMAAEMVVAPGSEGLFGAMPRHAPMLANLDRGVVEVHEGGKIINRYMIDGGLADVSGESVTILAERAEDLDTADAARLKERAASAPEAEADFLNAVIAAL
- the gpmI gene encoding 2,3-bisphosphoglycerate-independent phosphoglycerate mutase yields the protein MTENHGNNSPVVLCIMDGWGHRPEPSHNAVALAETPVFDQLMSTCPHSFVAASGIDVGLPDGQVGNSEVGHMNIGAGRVVMQTLPRISAAVADGSLAVHPKLMALADQLIATDGTAHIMGLLSDGGVHAHEDHTLCVIHALAARGVKVAVHAFTDGRDVLPKAAINTMPAFLEQLPDTVTMASVIGRYYAMDRDHRWSRTEAAFNAIIHGQSADAPASDSMAAIRQAYDRGESDEFIAATVIDDYAGMNDGDGIVMMNFRTDRARQILDAFFRPDTVNFPARPPMIASAIGMSSYSEPLDEFVDTLFPATELNDTLGTVVAAAGLRQLRLAETEKYPHVTFFFNGGKETILPQEDRQMVQSPSVPTYDMQPEMSAEGVLQTALNSLSTQAHDLLIINFANPDMVGHTGDLAAAIQAVETVDECVGKLAEAVRAQHGQMLVTADHGNCEIMWDDEANSPHTAHTTNLVPLILVNGDSDTNLVDGRLADLAPSLLAMLGITQPSAMTGNSLLRP
- a CDS encoding nicotinate-nucleotide adenylyltransferase: MATHVREVPKAPLPAIFHSKTRLKIGLLGGSFNPAHAGHLHMSMLALRTLGLDQIWWLVTPQNPLKDRHVMMTLAHRRDFARTVTAHHPQIKVLSPEEQRPDHLTYNTLKWLKQTCPHAQFIWIMGADNMVQFSAWYRYREISRLMPMAVIDRPGFSYQAISAGRKLPAQRLQPARMAGLLAQRRLARASWCFIAGKRHKASATALRAVIAPIPIGRLAIN
- a CDS encoding RNA pyrophosphohydrolase gives rise to the protein MSQITTAYDDRPYRPCVGIFLLNPHGQVFAGRRIDSRAEAWQMPQGGIDPGETPIAACMREMCEEIGTNDAELIKEHSEWLNYDIPLPLANRLWQGKYKGQKQKWMAMRFTGSDADINIATAEPEFCEWRWLPAAELIDLAVPFKRGVYERILVEFGDLT
- the atpD gene encoding F0F1 ATP synthase subunit beta, producing the protein MATKSVGKVSQVIGAVVDVVFDGSLPAIQNALEVDNNGQRLVLEVAQHLGESSVRTIAMDATEGLVRGAAATDTGAPITVPVGPETLGRILNVIGEPVDEGKPVKAKKYYPIHRAAPDYVDQSTEAEILVTGIKVVDLLAPYAKGGKIGLFGGAGVGKTVLIMELINNVAKAHGGYSVFAGVGERTREGNDLYHEMVESGVIMPDGEGSKAALVYGQMNEPPGARSRVALTGLTLAEYFRDEEGQDVLFFVDNIFRFTQAGSEVSALLGRIPSAVGYQPTLATDMGALQERITTTNKGSITSVQAIYVPADDLTDPAPAASFAHLDATTVLSRQIAELGIYPAVDPLDSSSRMLDPRIVGDHHYSIARQVQEVLQQYKSLQDIIAILGMDELSEEDKLTVYRARKIQRFLSQPFHVAEVFTGAPGKLVSLEDTISGFEGIINGDYDHLPEAAFYLVGTIEEAIEKGKKLAQEAA
- a CDS encoding 23S rRNA (pseudouridine(1915)-N(3))-methyltransferase RlmH; amino-acid sequence: MRLHIIAVGKGRTSPEATLTSAWLARLPAGGELSEIDSKLPAGTARCDDEAARILKHVPSDAALVAFDPKGRDCSSEELANLLSLWQDEGRSRACFAIGGADGHGAAVLARADKTLSFGRAIWPHMLFRAMVAEQLYRATAILSGHPYHRPS
- the rsfS gene encoding ribosome silencing factor, with the protein product MLNLITDSLNDDKAIDIQTIPLAGKSAMADFMVVASGSSSRQVAAMAEHLQFKLKQNYVDIIGLEGMRQADWVLLDANDVIVHLFRPEVREFYGIERMWADGGVEEIVRITADA
- a CDS encoding S41 family peptidase, with protein sequence MQRPLFSDSAGSGRSSFGRANFGTQKKHRFLYILLICGVMAAGGLGVSLLSAARADKNDSVYQQLGLFGDIFQRVRESYVDEVDDTDLIEAAIKGMLTSLDPHSSYLNADNFNAMKVQTQGRFGGLGIEITMENGMVKVVSPIDDTPAAKAGIQPEDYIIAVDDESIIGMSLSDAVDRLRGKIGSKVTVKVQRAQDEPFDVSLIRDSIKIKSVRYEIFDGIGYVRLTTFSEQTTPGLIDAIDDMFKQQDGNLKGVILDLRNNPGGLLDQAISVSDAFLEKGEIVSTRGRDPEKGNRVYATSGDIARGLPMVVLINSGSASASEIVAGALKDHKRALLLGTRSFGKGSVQSVIPVSNTAAMRLTTARYYTPSGISIQAKGIEPDIEVLMARIETLEGGITREENLKGALDSKEDDEADASDSQPEQKFKQDEIDYQLARALDLIRGVSAFSVLRPNS
- a CDS encoding F0F1 ATP synthase subunit gamma; its protein translation is MASLQDLKTRIKSVKSTQKITAAMKMVAAAKLRRAQESAEAGRPYATRMGQVISSLAAKANKESAPELLVGNGKDQVHLLVVMSADRGLCGGFNGSITRATRNEVARLRSENKTVKLFMVGRKSADALRRELGDIYMASLEGIQGTSVSYGDADSIGQTIRDGFEAGEFDVCSIIYNKFKSVIAQEVTHTQLIPAQIDMTEESDTLSVSYEYEPEEEELLNALLPRGISTQIYSSLLESSASELAARMTAMDNATRNAGDLIDRLTLIYNRTRQATITKELIEIISGAEAV
- a CDS encoding glutamate-5-semialdehyde dehydrogenase; amino-acid sequence: MTEQSHNFDSPKALVSDLVTAARRAQKTLGQSPYDARRSALLKSAELIRAHADAIITTNSKDVEKASENSISAAFIDRLTMNAERVEAMAAGLESIAALDDPIGRELARWQQPNGLDIARVATPLGIIGIIYESRPNVTVDAAALCLISGNAAILRGGSDSYFTSSMLAGLMVQGLESAGLPAANVQMIPSADRAIVGAMLAAAGEIDVIIPRGGRSLVERVQSEARVPVFAHLEGICHVYVDADADFDMAQQIIVNAKMRRTGICGAAETLLIHRDVATRMLPSIATALTDAGCALRGDALSCDLVDTMTKATEADWRTEYLDSILSVKIVDSVDDAIAHIGTYGSGHTESIVTGNADTAEHFLARVDSAIVMVNASTQFADGGEFGMGAEIGIATGRLHARGPVGAAQLTSFKYIVRGHGNTRP